In the Ictidomys tridecemlineatus isolate mIctTri1 chromosome 10, mIctTri1.hap1, whole genome shotgun sequence genome, GTGGGTGGCCATGTTCTCCTCAGACAGAAACTGCTTTCGTAAGGGCTCCCTGGGAAGAGATGGGGAGGAAGGCAGGGATATTAAGAGGGGAGGTAGATTGGTGGGCATCAGAGGAGACTGATATTGGAAGTCCTCCCTGCCCTCAAACTCACTGCTCCTCCTCCAGGCGCCGCTTGGTGCTCATGGGCATAGCTCCTCGGAGAGGGGAGCTGGGAAAAAGAGAGAGCCAGGAGCACCCCACCTTTGGCCCCTTCCCAAAAATCTATCCACCTGAGCTTGCAGCATCAGCACCTGAGCACCCAGCCCATTCCTGTGATGGTGGCACCTAAGCCACCCCTTCTGGTCATCAGAATACCTGGAAGGTCTAAACTCCAAGCTCCCAGCCTCAGCCTTACCTCAGCTTAAGTCCCACAGTTTGCTCCACCCGGTATCAACCCTTAGGCCAGCCATGAGTCCCCAGCCAAAGCTGCGCTCCTCAGTCGTACCAACCCAGGGATCCCATACGTACCTGGCGTCCTGGCCTCGAGTCGCCCCTGAGGCGGTCCGCGGATCGTGCAGGGCCCGACCTGGGGGGCCCCGCTCCAGGGGctgctgaaggatcattggggttCAGGGTATTAAGGCAGGAGGGGTAGGATCCGGGTGATAGGGGCGGAGCCTCCGAGGGCGTGACCCACTGCGAGGGGCGTGGCTTCTGGCGCGCGCAGTGGCGAGGCCTGCGCAGGCGCGGAAGACGAGCGGCGCGTGGCTGGAAGGCGCGTAGGTTCggcggggtgggggaggggtcccGACGTAACAGGGCAGCGGCGCCACTTAGTGTCGAGGGGCCTCGCGGCGCTCTCCTCTGTTTTTGGGGTGCGTGAAGCACGTGGTAGCCACTTTTCGCGCTCGGCCGGCCGGTAGTGTCGAGACACGGTGCCGCGGAGGGTAGCCGCCTGCGCGTACGTCCGGAGTCTGAAGGCTACGTTCCGCGCGGAGCACTCTGGGAGTAGTAGTTCCTGCGATGGAGCGCGCTGCCCCGCTAGCGGTGCCTCTGGGTCAGGTGAGTGGGTTTTGTGCGCGGTGCCTTCTGGGGTTTGTAGTCCATGCTTTGCTTGAATGGGATGGACAAGGAAAGGTGAGGCAGCCCTGGTGTGCGTGGGCGGATTGTGGGATTTGGACTCTAATGGGGGGAGGGACAGGAGAGTAACCCAGAAGGGCCTAACTTGGATAGGAATTAGATGTTGGTACCGGTTTTTTTGTGCAGGAAAAATAGAgccacttaaaaaacaaaatagttgaGGCCTGAAACGGAGACACGCCTGGGGACTcgaggctcaggcaggagcatcacaagttcgaggccagccctAGCTACATAgcgagaccctggctcaaaataaaaagaactgggaaccTCTCGAGGTGGCACACGCGTGTattcccagctccttgggagactgaggcaggaggattgcaagttcaaggccagcctaaccAACTGATCGAGGTcatatgcaacttagtgagaccccatctagaaatttaaaaaataaaaagggacaggaatttagcttagtggtaaagcaccccgcTTCAATCCCCGGTGccaataaataacaacaacaacaataataataataataataataaaaagaactggggatgtagctcaattgtaaagggcccctgggttcaatacctagtacccaCCATCCCCAGATTAACAGAATAACTGTAGAAGAGACActgttttgtgatgctggagatcaGTCCTAAGACCTTGTCCACGCCAAGTATGTGCTGCACTTCGAGCCCCAAAGAACCAGTTTTTAAGCACTTTCTATGTGACAGCCCCATATGAAGCTCTTTATATACATTAGCTCACCTAATTGTGATAGACTCTCCTGTGACCTCCATCTGACCACGGGAGAAACTGATAAGAGAGGTTTTGGTGCTTGCTCAGAGCTCCACTAGACACCATTTCTGCTCCTCTTTCCTAACCCTCTTCTTGGAGCCACTCTTGGTTATGCATGGGCAAAGTGCCTTTGAGGTGGGCCACCTCAAAAGAGGGCTGAGAAGTCTTGGCAGTGGGAAGCCAGGCCTGTGGCAGGGAAGGCATGAAGAAGTCTGTAATTGGGGGCCTCATCCAGCTTCTCCCTACAGACAGAGGTGTTTCAGGCCCTGCAGCGGCTGCACATGACCATCTTCTCCCAGAGTGTCTCACCCTGTGGGAAGTTCCTGGCGGCAGGCAACAATTATGGGCAGATTGCTATCTTCAGGTACTCTTGTCCCTTGCTCTCTACCATGTGTGAATCCTGGTATTTGGCCCTCCTGCTTCTGACCTGGCCTTGCCTCCCCCCTGCAGCCTGTCTGCTGCTTTGAGTTCAGAGGCCAAAGAGGAAAGCAAGAAACCCGTGGTGACTTTCCAAGGTGGGTATAGCCATCAAGTCTGGCTTAGAGGACCCTGAGTGGAAGAGGGGACAGGGTGGGCTAaggttcttcatttcttttcagcCCATGATGGGCCCGTCTACAGCATGGTCTCCACTGATCGACACCTGCTCAGTGCTGGCGATGGGGAGGTGAAGGCCTGGCTTTGGGCAGAGATCCTCAAGAAGGTAAGGAGTCTAGAGGCTGGGGAAGGGTTGGCCTGCCTCATGCCAGGGAGAGCCTTTGAGGTCACCTGGTGTTTTCCCTTACAAAGGGCTGTAAGGAACTGTGGCGTCGTCAGCCCCCATACAGGTGAGTCAGGGCCACTTGGGtggaaggcaggtagggtgaggGCACTAGCCTCACTGATGCTGACCCTGCTTTTTATCCCCCAGGACCAGCCTGGAAGTGCCTGAGATCAATGCCTTGCTGCTTGTCCCCAAGGTCTGATCCCTTTATGACAGTCTGATCCTTCATCCTCTCCCTGTCTTGATTTGACACTGACTTCTAGCTCTGCCCTGCCTTCCTTTGCAGGAGAATTCCCTCATCCTGGCTGGGGGAGACTGTCAGTTGCACACTATGGACCTTGAAACTGGGACTTTCACGGTGGGTGAGCAGGGCCTTGGAACTGGGGCAGATCAGAGCCAGGGGGAGGCACTCTTCCTGGGTCCCCCTTTACCCTGGCTCTCTCCTGCAGCGGGCCCTCCGGGGCCACACAGACTACATCCACTGCCTGGCACTGCGGGAACGCAGCCCTGAGGTGCTGTCAGGTGGCGAGGATGGGGCTGTGCGACTCTGGGGTAAGTGGGTACAATTGGATGGTAAAATAGGTAAGGGAGGCTGGGAACGGTAGGGCTCATAGGGAGCTCTCATGATTCTTTCCCCACAGATCTCCGAACGGTCAGAGAGGTCCAGACGATTGAGGTCTATAAGCACGAGGTGAGGACAGgactcctacctctgttctctatgcCCCCCAACTCCCCAAAGTTGTCTTCACCTTTTCCCTCCCCCGTCAGGAGTGCTCAAGGCCACACAACGGGCGCTGGATTGGATGCTTGGCCACTGACTCAGACTGGATGGTGAGCCTGCAAATTGTGTGGTCAGATGGGGTGGCAGCTCTAGGCCCTGTCAGCTAAGGGCCCATGGCTCTCAGTGGCTAGGGACTCCTACCTTTCTTCCTAGGTCTGTGGAGGGGGCCCAGCCCTCACCCTCTGGCACCTCCGGTCCTCCACACCCACCACCATCTTTCCAATGCGGGCACCACAGAAGCATGTCACCTTCTACCAGGACCTGGTAAGTCCCTCTGTTTGACTCTGCCACCCCTGCCTGGCTCCCCTCTCTAGTCCTGACCCCACTCCCTGTCCTCCACAGATTCTGTCAGCTGGCCAGGGTCGCTGTGTAAACCACTGGCAGCTGAGCGGAGAGCTTAAGGCCCAGGTGCCTGGATCTTCCCCAGGACTGCTCAGCCTCAGCCTCAACCAGCAGCCAGCAGCCCCTGAGTGCAAGGTGGGTGAAGCAAGGGGCTCTGGAGAGTCACTGGAGCCTTGGGGAGTGTCGGCAGGTCAGTCATGCCCTTCTTGTCCCTAGGTCCTGACAGTCGCTGGCAGCAGCTGCCGGGTGGATGTTTTCACCAACCTGGGGTACCGAGCCTTCTCCCTGTCCTTCTAACATCGGACAACATACCCCCACCTTAAGGATTTGGAgtgtttatctttcatttttctttcttttttttttctacaataaaGTTTCAGGCTTTTCTTCCATGTGCTTCCTTCCCAAGAATGGAGGCCAAGTCCATCTAGTGGTTTATATATT is a window encoding:
- the Thoc6 gene encoding THO complex subunit 6; amino-acid sequence: MERAAPLAVPLGQTEVFQALQRLHMTIFSQSVSPCGKFLAAGNNYGQIAIFSLSAALSSEAKEESKKPVVTFQAHDGPVYSMVSTDRHLLSAGDGEVKAWLWAEILKKGCKELWRRQPPYRTSLEVPEINALLLVPKENSLILAGGDCQLHTMDLETGTFTRALRGHTDYIHCLALRERSPEVLSGGEDGAVRLWDLRTVREVQTIEVYKHEECSRPHNGRWIGCLATDSDWMVCGGGPALTLWHLRSSTPTTIFPMRAPQKHVTFYQDLILSAGQGRCVNHWQLSGELKAQVPGSSPGLLSLSLNQQPAAPECKVLTVAGSSCRVDVFTNLGYRAFSLSF